Proteins encoded together in one Dermacentor variabilis isolate Ectoservices chromosome 2, ASM5094787v1, whole genome shotgun sequence window:
- the LOC142572486 gene encoding oxysterol-binding protein-related protein 9-like gives MSGGAPPPGGSSSGQPPAGSSSSKPADKEKALDKTTERFIASTDRSAVSHHSRRYSRDRSVTSPDKASSSKSPARSSPSTSKGRRDNVPPGASTSTDPYDVAYEENNEEDIDSMEGQKSVFSHLLSQVYIGMDLTKVTLPTFILEKRSLLEMYADFFAHPELFVSIVDRGGAKERMVEVVRWYLSAFHAGRKGTVAKKPYNPILGEIFRCYWRIGDKAGVPVPDGPVPWATSNDLCFIAEQVSHHPPVSAFYAEHVSKGICCCAHIWTKSKFLGMSIGVHNVGQGTIWFLRHDEEYVVNFPSGYGRSIFTVPWIELGGTVDIKCEKTGYSCTIEFHTKPMIGGKKHQLTAEIFPPNDKRPFLTVSGEWNGVMTAKNIHGTEVTFVDTTTMPITRKIVQPIKDQVAHESRRLWKDVTLNLKRKDVEKATEAKSLLEDQQRKEAAARKESNGKWETRVFEPLGDGWTYKYPLHKRLAAAKRGGK, from the exons ATGTCCGGGGGGGCACCGCCGCCGGGCGGCTCTTCGTCGGGGCAGCCGCCGGCCGGGTCGTCGTCGAGCAAGCCCGCTGACAAAGAGAAGGCGCTCGATAAGACGACCGAAAGGTTCATCGCCTCCACGGACAGGTCGGCGGTCTCGCACCACAGCAGAAGGTACAGCCGCGACAGGTCGGTGACATCCCCCGACAAGGCATCGTCGTCCAAGTCGCCGGCCAGGTCCTCGCCGTCGACTAGCAAGGGGCGTCGCGACAACGTGCCCCCTGGAGCATCGACGTCCACCGACCCCTACGATG TTGCTTATGAAGAGAACAATGAGGAGGATA TTGACTCAATGGAGGGCCAGAAGAGCGTGTTTTCACACCTGTTGTCACAAGTCTACATTGGCATGGACCTTACCAAGGTCACCTTGCCCACTTTCATTCTGGAGAAGCGCTCCCTGCTCGAGATGTACGCCGACTTCTTCGCGCATCCAGAGCTGTTTGTCAG CATCGTGGACCGGGGCGGCGCCAAGGAACGCATGGTGGAAGTAGTGCGCTGGTACCTGTCCGCCTTCCACGCCGGACGGAAGGGCACCGTAGCCAAGAAGCCATACAACCCGATCCTTGGGGAGATCTTCCGCTGCTACTGGAGGATCGGCGACAAGGCGGGC GTACCCGTACCCGACGGCCCGGTGCCGTGGGCTACCAGCAACGACTTGTGCTTCATCGCAGAGCAGGTGTCCCACCACCCACCTG TGTCGGCCTTCTACGCGGAGCACGTATCCAAGGGCATCTGCTGCTGCGCGCACATCTGGACCAAATCCAAGTTCCTAGGAATGTCTATCGGCGTGCACAACGTTGGCCAGGGCACCATCTGGTTTCTGCGTCATGATGAGGAGTACGTGGTCAACTTCCCCAGCGGCTACGGACGCTCCATTTTCACCGTGCCCTGGATAGAGCTGGGAGGCACCGTCGACATCAAGTGCGAGAAGACCGGCTACAGCTGCACCATCGAATTCCACACAAAG CCAATGATCGGAGGCAAGAAGCACCAGCTGACGGCCGAGATATTCCCGCCCAACGACAAGCGACCTTTCCTCACGGTTTCTGGCGAGTGGAACGGTGTCATGACTGCCAAGAACATTCACGGG ACCGAGGTCACCTTCGTCGACACGACAACCATGCCGATCACAAGGAAGATCGTCCAGCCGATAAAAGATCAAGTGGCTCACGAGTCGCGCAG GTTGTGGAAGGACGTGACGTTAAACCTGAAGCGCAAGGACGTGGAGAAGGCCACGGAGGCCAAATCACTGCTGGAAGACCAACAACGGAAAGAGGCGGCGGCGCGCAAGGAGTCCAACGGCAAGTGGGAGACCAGG GTGTTCGAGCCGCTTGGCGATGGATGGACGTACAAGTATCCGCTGCACAAACGTCTAGCGGCAGCGAAGAGAGGCGGCAAATAG